A region from the Desulfobaccales bacterium genome encodes:
- a CDS encoding O-antigen ligase family protein, producing the protein MKFASTSLLSPTEFSIQEASKSRHLILGGVGTVLVFAPLAFAAVHPWAYFTVGLIVAVLFLVIMANWLYRLWIRPQGEVVVPYPPMWWLALGLGLIVLIQVIPWPQGVVRWLSPSALAIRALGNGYGLEGFVPISLNPHATILESLKEWPAVTMFFVLIFTVKTQKQINVLVYLILAIALFEVIFGFWTFHEHVIWGWKSPYNSQRLCGTFINPDHLATYLTMAILLGFGLFLGQKEEVASSPKRVTGLRLLKRWSWSEHAEPQFRRFLLLFLLVVLTTGLIFTGSRGGMISLALGLGLMALVIWSQHWRKAHVYWIVIFVVVALSYSLLLGSNIALARFLNLDLDRYYISLSAWDLFREFPWIGSGGASFADLAYRYQAPELKGIMLGYAHNDWVQLLAETGMVGFSLVAGAGLYFFFTLLRQWRSRQDAWARGLGLGGLAAVGLAGLHGLVEFSFHIPAVTLLFSSIAAVTYLSLYSHKRMWESSSYRTINLSQKRLRATGIIIGLILVQLFFVWQVGVHWLAESMAPSEPNSTTAAPQLKLKDYQEALAYNQRNSRDYSGLAEALAAEAATLSLAGRTKDDLPTSEVDKLLQTAIFYNPGNWAFRLKLAEFYLKHYNENPSRYLPQALEEFNAAVKLFPSSGYLHLRLGTTLWWAENHCLGLVPLKFRGQSAEYLKRAIELDKNLKKMALQYLPQERSGPVM; encoded by the coding sequence ATGAAGTTCGCATCTACAAGTTTGCTCTCCCCGACTGAATTCTCGATCCAAGAGGCCTCGAAGTCACGCCACCTGATCCTGGGCGGCGTCGGCACTGTCTTGGTTTTCGCCCCCCTGGCCTTTGCTGCGGTGCATCCGTGGGCCTATTTTACCGTCGGTCTCATTGTCGCGGTCTTATTCCTGGTGATCATGGCCAACTGGCTATACCGACTTTGGATTCGTCCCCAGGGGGAAGTGGTAGTGCCTTATCCCCCAATGTGGTGGCTGGCTTTGGGACTGGGGTTAATCGTTCTGATTCAAGTAATTCCTTGGCCCCAAGGGGTGGTGCGCTGGCTCTCTCCATCTGCACTGGCGATTCGAGCGTTGGGGAACGGTTATGGCTTGGAAGGTTTTGTTCCCATATCTCTCAACCCTCATGCCACCATTCTTGAAAGTTTAAAAGAGTGGCCGGCTGTAACAATGTTTTTTGTGCTCATTTTTACGGTAAAAACCCAAAAACAGATTAATGTGCTGGTTTACCTTATTCTGGCGATAGCCCTGTTTGAGGTGATCTTCGGGTTTTGGACCTTCCACGAGCATGTTATCTGGGGCTGGAAAAGTCCCTATAATTCCCAACGCCTCTGTGGCACCTTCATCAATCCCGATCACCTGGCGACCTATTTAACCATGGCTATTTTGCTGGGTTTCGGGCTCTTCCTGGGGCAAAAGGAGGAAGTTGCTTCCTCCCCCAAAAGAGTGACCGGCCTGCGCCTCCTCAAACGGTGGTCCTGGTCGGAGCATGCCGAACCGCAATTCCGTCGGTTCTTGCTCCTGTTTTTGCTGGTAGTGTTGACTACGGGTCTGATTTTTACCGGCTCCAGAGGAGGCATGATTTCCTTAGCCCTGGGGCTTGGTTTGATGGCTTTAGTAATCTGGAGCCAGCACTGGCGCAAGGCCCACGTATATTGGATCGTTATCTTCGTGGTAGTGGCATTGAGCTATAGCCTGCTCCTGGGGAGCAATATAGCTTTAGCTCGATTCCTGAACCTGGACCTAGACCGCTATTATATTTCTCTGAGCGCCTGGGACCTATTCAGAGAATTTCCCTGGATCGGCTCCGGAGGGGCATCTTTTGCCGACTTGGCTTACCGGTACCAGGCACCCGAACTCAAGGGGATAATGTTGGGCTATGCCCATAACGACTGGGTCCAATTATTGGCTGAGACCGGGATGGTGGGATTTTCCCTCGTGGCTGGCGCTGGTTTGTATTTCTTCTTTACACTGTTGCGGCAATGGCGCTCTCGGCAGGATGCTTGGGCCCGGGGTTTGGGGTTGGGAGGATTAGCGGCCGTGGGATTGGCGGGGCTTCATGGTTTGGTGGAATTCTCCTTCCATATCCCTGCGGTCACTCTGCTCTTCAGCAGCATTGCGGCCGTCACCTATCTCTCCCTATATAGCCACAAGCGGATGTGGGAAAGTTCTTCTTATCGGACCATCAATCTTTCTCAGAAACGGCTGAGGGCCACCGGGATAATCATAGGCTTAATCCTGGTGCAACTATTTTTTGTCTGGCAAGTAGGGGTTCATTGGCTGGCTGAATCGATGGCGCCCTCTGAACCAAATTCCACCACGGCGGCTCCCCAGTTAAAACTTAAGGACTATCAAGAGGCTTTGGCCTACAACCAAAGAAATAGCCGCGATTATTCAGGACTGGCAGAAGCCTTGGCAGCCGAGGCTGCTACCCTTAGCCTGGCTGGAAGAACAAAAGATGACCTCCCAACCAGCGAGGTTGATAAGCTCCTGCAAACGGCAATTTTTTATAACCCCGGGAACTGGGCCTTTCGGTTAAAGCTGGCGGAGTTTTATCTGAAGCACTATAACGAGAATCCATCCCGTTATCTTCCCCAGGCTCTGGAAGAGTTTAACGCGGCAGTAAAATTATTTCCCAGCTCTGGATATCTGCACCTCCGCTTGGGAACCACCCTCTGGTGGGCAGAAAATCATTGCTTGGGGTTGGTCCCTCTCAAGTTTAGAGGCCAGTCTGCCGAATATCTTAAAAGAGCCATAGAACTTGATAAAAATTTGAAAAAAATGGCTCTTCAGTATCTGCCCCAGGAAAGGTCCGGGCCGGTAATGTAA
- a CDS encoding polysaccharide biosynthesis/export family protein, whose translation MVKSISICAVLLVLVFCPLVQAQENYRLGPEDEIEIKVWDHEDLKRTVRVGLDGHISFPFCGEMNAKGLTILELKKELEHRLAAGYIIDPHVSINVTDVKSQKFFVVGKVQKPGTYPLTKSITVTEAISMAGGLPQEGDKQLKGGIAYLVRPRPGEKPIGPRAPMQGGGGETFTISLESAFAGDPKNNLEIKNGDTLNVPSLNFYITGEVKKPGRYSYEDRMTVLMAVTTAEGFSDKASSRSTYIMRDQAGKKEKIPVKLQDPIQPGDTIVVPESFF comes from the coding sequence ATGGTTAAAAGTATAAGCATATGTGCGGTGTTACTGGTTTTGGTTTTTTGCCCCCTGGTCCAAGCGCAAGAAAATTATCGTCTGGGCCCGGAGGATGAAATCGAAATTAAGGTCTGGGATCATGAAGATCTTAAGAGGACAGTGCGCGTCGGGCTGGATGGGCACATCTCCTTTCCTTTCTGCGGTGAAATGAATGCCAAAGGGCTCACTATCCTGGAACTGAAAAAAGAGTTGGAGCACCGGTTGGCGGCTGGCTACATCATTGACCCCCATGTCTCTATCAACGTCACTGACGTGAAAAGCCAGAAGTTTTTCGTGGTAGGCAAGGTGCAAAAGCCCGGGACCTACCCGTTGACCAAGTCCATCACGGTGACCGAGGCAATCTCTATGGCCGGCGGACTTCCCCAGGAAGGCGATAAGCAACTCAAAGGTGGGATAGCGTATCTGGTGCGGCCGCGTCCGGGAGAAAAGCCGATTGGCCCCCGAGCTCCTATGCAGGGTGGGGGTGGAGAAACTTTCACCATTTCTCTGGAGTCGGCCTTTGCCGGTGATCCAAAGAATAACCTGGAGATCAAAAATGGGGATACCCTCAATGTCCCCAGCTTGAATTTTTATATCACCGGCGAGGTGAAAAAGCCCGGGCGTTACTCGTATGAGGACCGTATGACCGTGTTGATGGCGGTGACCACTGCCGAGGGGTTTAGCGATAAGGCTTCTTCGCGCAGCACCTATATCATGCGGGATCAAGCAGGGAAAAAAGAAAAAATTCCGGTGAAATTGCAGGATCCCATCCAGCCAGGGGACACCATTGTGGTTCCGGAATCGTTCTTTTAA
- a CDS encoding polysaccharide biosynthesis tyrosine autokinase translates to MEGNTIFHHGLDSHHNQENLHDYLRILVKRRWAALAVFMVIVATTALYSFLATPVYKATTQILVERQMPRLLESREGSYSSDALNQEFYQTQYKLLASKALAEKVATKLDLYSNPNFSAQKIPADATAIQRQHYKNRIITGLMRQIEVTPIRNSSLVDVSFNSPDPQLAASVVNTVAQAYIEQSLDLRFAASQEGVTWLNQRIGEARKKLEESELKLNHYAREHNIVAWENKETITSQKLEQLNKELITAQTKRSEAETRFREVSQGHPIPEVVNNKLIETLKGEEAKIIAQVSELGRKFGEKHPRMIQLHQELAGARAKIGSEHAYIVQAVKNEYRMAQNQEESLKKALEAQKADTQDLGDRSVEYKVLLRDVETNRVLYESMLKSLKTTTATENLPSTNIRIIYPASVPEKPAKPKKARNLFLSLVVGSFMALGLVFGLEYVDTTIKTPDDVEKWLEIPNLAMIPHLEAQEAQNKDQIPGLVVHYEGNPLAAEAYRALRTSIVFSAAGKAPRVILITSSLPGEGKSLTSINLSAAMAKAGKDIVLIDADMRRPSLHKIFQVEQEPGLSNYLVGEINDLPCVATVVPHLYLLPCGKIPPNPSELLGSARMEELLVKAQERFAQIIIDSPPLISVTDATILSTKSEGVLLVIRAEEVPRKAAKKTKDQLLGVNARLLGSVLNDIPFQKHGYYYYNYYHKYQSYYYSHGDQEKSKGTRRSS, encoded by the coding sequence ATGGAAGGGAACACGATATTTCACCATGGATTGGATTCTCATCATAACCAGGAGAACCTCCATGACTATCTAAGAATTCTGGTCAAAAGGCGCTGGGCGGCTCTGGCAGTCTTTATGGTTATCGTAGCTACCACCGCACTCTACTCCTTTCTTGCTACTCCGGTCTATAAAGCCACCACCCAGATATTGGTGGAACGCCAGATGCCGCGCCTCCTGGAGTCTCGGGAAGGTTCATATTCATCTGATGCACTCAATCAAGAATTCTACCAGACCCAATATAAACTCCTGGCAAGCAAGGCCCTGGCCGAAAAAGTGGCCACCAAGCTGGACCTGTATAGCAACCCCAACTTTAGCGCTCAAAAGATCCCTGCCGATGCCACAGCAATACAGCGCCAGCATTATAAAAATCGGATTATCACCGGTCTTATGAGGCAGATTGAAGTCACCCCGATTCGTAACAGTAGCCTGGTGGACGTCAGTTTTAACAGTCCAGACCCCCAATTAGCGGCGTCGGTCGTCAATACCGTAGCCCAAGCGTACATTGAGCAATCCCTGGACCTCCGTTTTGCCGCCTCCCAAGAGGGAGTCACCTGGCTAAACCAAAGAATTGGCGAAGCCAGGAAAAAACTGGAAGAGTCTGAACTCAAGCTCAATCACTATGCCAGGGAGCATAATATCGTTGCCTGGGAAAACAAAGAGACGATTACTTCGCAAAAACTGGAACAGTTGAACAAAGAGTTGATTACTGCCCAAACCAAGCGCAGTGAAGCCGAGACCAGGTTTCGTGAAGTATCTCAGGGCCATCCGATTCCGGAGGTCGTCAACAATAAACTAATTGAAACCTTGAAGGGTGAAGAAGCCAAGATTATTGCCCAAGTTTCGGAGCTGGGTCGCAAGTTCGGTGAGAAACATCCCCGCATGATCCAGTTGCATCAGGAACTGGCAGGCGCTCGGGCTAAGATTGGCTCCGAACATGCCTATATCGTCCAGGCGGTGAAGAATGAATATCGCATGGCTCAGAACCAGGAGGAGAGTCTCAAAAAGGCGCTGGAAGCACAAAAAGCCGACACCCAAGATTTGGGTGATCGGTCCGTGGAGTATAAGGTGCTGCTCAGGGATGTGGAGACTAACCGGGTGCTCTACGAGAGTATGCTCAAAAGCCTAAAAACTACGACGGCCACGGAGAACTTGCCTTCCACCAATATTCGGATAATTTATCCTGCCTCCGTTCCGGAAAAACCGGCTAAGCCCAAAAAAGCCCGCAATCTTTTCTTGTCGCTCGTAGTGGGGTCGTTTATGGCTTTGGGGCTGGTCTTTGGCTTGGAATATGTGGACACCACAATAAAAACCCCGGATGATGTGGAGAAGTGGCTCGAGATCCCTAACCTCGCCATGATCCCCCACCTGGAAGCTCAAGAGGCCCAAAATAAAGATCAAATTCCTGGATTGGTGGTCCACTACGAGGGCAACCCGTTAGCCGCAGAAGCCTATCGCGCCTTAAGGACGAGTATCGTCTTTTCTGCCGCGGGCAAGGCCCCCCGGGTAATCTTGATTACCAGTTCACTTCCGGGCGAGGGGAAGTCTTTGACCTCTATTAATTTATCTGCTGCTATGGCCAAGGCCGGAAAAGATATCGTGCTGATAGATGCCGACATGCGGCGGCCTTCCCTCCATAAGATATTCCAGGTTGAGCAGGAGCCGGGCCTGTCCAATTACCTGGTGGGAGAGATCAATGATCTGCCCTGTGTGGCGACCGTTGTGCCCCATTTATACTTGCTCCCCTGTGGTAAAATTCCACCCAACCCGTCTGAGCTTTTAGGCTCGGCCAGGATGGAGGAGCTTCTCGTCAAGGCCCAGGAACGGTTTGCCCAAATTATTATCGACTCCCCACCCTTAATTTCGGTCACCGATGCCACGATTCTCTCTACGAAGTCGGAAGGGGTGCTCCTGGTGATCAGGGCTGAGGAAGTGCCCCGTAAAGCTGCCAAGAAGACCAAAGACCAATTGTTGGGGGTAAACGCACGCTTGTTAGGTTCGGTACTGAATGACATTCCTTTCCAAAAACATGGATATTACTATTATAATTATTACCATAAATACCAGTCCTATTATTACAGTCACGGCGACCAGGAAAAATCAAAAGGAACGCGGCGTTCTTCATAA
- a CDS encoding nucleoside-diphosphate sugar epimerase/dehydratase, whose protein sequence is MLAQFHNRRFYFVLIADMALFVAAFVGAFLLRFDFTPAAEYYSLIIELLPILLPGKILIFFLLGMYRGMWRYTSLNDLRRLVQASLVAMLFCIFATLYIRGFKGVPRSVFLIDAMLTFLLCGGFRLGIRIIYATMHSEKVLSSILFRGNTGHSSGKTVIIIGAGGAGEKMLREIFDNPHVDYHVVGFLDDDRNKWGRSLHGLKVFGGAEMLPKIIKRKKIDEVLIATPCATGAQMRRIVEICKNSEAHYRTLPEIGAIIDGKVSVKNLRDVKYEDLLRRSPVCLDITEISHYLQDKRVLITGAGGSIGSELCRQIIRFDPKELILVDASEANLYGIQMELHHELDFPNYRCILSRVQNQTLMEDVFREYRPQLIFHAAAYKHVPLLEQNPWEAIYNNVLGSQVVMDLAVKYGADRFVLVSTDKAVRPTNVMGASKRLAELIVQARQGNGTRSMAVRFGNVIGSSGSVLPLFLRQLERGGPITVTHPDVTRYFMTIPEAAQLILQAGGLGEGGEIFILEMGTPVKIAEMAEELVRLSGKSPGIDVEIIFTGLREGEKLCEELITQDEGVVNTKYEKIMVLRSNGWNGKKNQDGFSQWLDGALEDLYRIAGTHDAQAIRTKLKEVLPEYVTQASVRRVLKSECSTGNVAAPANTITRRSGIPASDEPSL, encoded by the coding sequence ATGCTGGCTCAATTTCACAACCGCCGATTTTACTTCGTTCTGATAGCGGATATGGCGCTCTTTGTTGCGGCCTTTGTTGGCGCCTTTCTGCTGCGCTTTGACTTCACTCCGGCCGCTGAGTATTACAGCCTGATAATAGAGCTGTTGCCCATTCTCTTACCCGGCAAGATCTTGATCTTTTTCCTCTTGGGGATGTACCGGGGCATGTGGCGTTACACCAGCCTGAATGATCTGAGGCGTCTGGTGCAGGCCAGCCTTGTGGCCATGCTGTTTTGCATTTTTGCCACCCTCTATATTCGCGGCTTCAAAGGCGTCCCCCGCTCGGTTTTCCTTATCGACGCCATGCTTACCTTTCTCCTGTGTGGCGGGTTCCGCCTGGGGATTCGTATCATTTATGCGACTATGCATTCCGAAAAAGTACTATCTTCTATCCTCTTTAGGGGTAACACCGGCCATTCTTCGGGAAAAACTGTAATCATCATAGGCGCCGGTGGAGCAGGGGAAAAGATGCTCCGGGAAATTTTCGACAATCCCCACGTAGATTATCACGTAGTGGGGTTTCTTGATGATGACCGCAATAAATGGGGACGAAGCTTGCACGGGCTGAAGGTCTTCGGCGGTGCGGAAATGCTTCCTAAAATTATCAAGCGTAAGAAAATCGATGAAGTGCTCATTGCCACTCCTTGTGCTACCGGCGCCCAGATGCGGCGGATTGTCGAGATTTGCAAGAACAGTGAGGCGCACTACCGGACCCTCCCGGAAATCGGCGCCATTATTGATGGCAAAGTAAGCGTCAAGAATCTGCGCGATGTCAAATATGAAGATCTTCTACGGCGATCACCGGTATGCTTGGATATCACGGAGATCAGCCATTATCTGCAGGACAAAAGGGTACTCATCACTGGCGCTGGCGGTTCCATCGGCTCGGAGCTCTGTCGCCAGATAATCCGTTTTGATCCCAAAGAACTTATCTTGGTGGATGCCAGCGAAGCAAACCTTTATGGCATCCAGATGGAACTGCATCACGAACTGGATTTCCCCAACTACCGGTGCATCCTCAGCCGGGTGCAGAACCAAACGCTGATGGAAGATGTCTTTAGAGAATATCGACCCCAGCTTATATTTCATGCGGCGGCTTACAAGCACGTGCCCTTGCTGGAACAAAACCCCTGGGAGGCGATCTACAATAATGTTTTGGGCAGCCAGGTGGTTATGGACCTTGCAGTAAAATACGGAGCGGACCGTTTCGTGCTGGTATCTACGGATAAGGCGGTGCGGCCTACCAATGTCATGGGTGCGAGCAAACGCCTGGCAGAACTTATCGTGCAAGCGCGGCAAGGCAACGGCACCCGCTCTATGGCGGTGCGCTTCGGGAATGTTATCGGCTCATCCGGCTCGGTGCTTCCCCTGTTCCTGCGTCAACTGGAACGGGGTGGCCCCATAACCGTTACCCATCCCGATGTGACTCGCTATTTCATGACCATCCCTGAGGCCGCCCAACTCATCCTCCAAGCCGGGGGGCTGGGCGAAGGTGGGGAAATCTTTATCCTGGAAATGGGCACGCCCGTCAAAATCGCCGAAATGGCCGAGGAATTGGTGCGGCTTTCCGGCAAGTCACCGGGGATAGACGTGGAGATCATCTTTACCGGTTTGCGTGAGGGAGAAAAACTTTGCGAAGAACTCATCACCCAAGACGAAGGGGTTGTGAACACCAAGTATGAAAAAATCATGGTGCTCCGGTCCAACGGCTGGAACGGCAAAAAAAATCAAGATGGGTTTTCCCAATGGCTTGATGGAGCCTTGGAAGACCTCTACCGGATCGCCGGCACTCACGATGCTCAGGCCATAAGGACCAAGCTCAAGGAAGTTCTCCCTGAATACGTTACGCAGGCAAGCGTCAGGAGAGTTCTGAAGTCAGAATGCTCCACAGGTAATGTCGCGGCGCCTGCGAATACAATTACGAGGCGGTCTGGTATTCCGGCTTCCGATGAGCCCTCACTTTAG
- a CDS encoding glycosyltransferase, giving the protein MNIKKSLKKNLLIYKLVYRYRSFLQNHQIRAEQKLYKQLAKAQGIPIEEESPEMVFSRLKRRLAQRNISWPPEPKGRPLHILYVSVPGNWERHNIPPELSELGEVTCFFLDEQDIRLDQGWAAVRTEVDSKLPSFVKTLHHEKPIDMMLSYLSGSQISSSTIHQLNMLGIPTFSFHWDDIKSFKGIKHGDQWSGPFAVCKAYDLNLTNSPESLVKYRVEGANALFWPEGGNPDFFRPLNIPFEYDVTFCGQRYGQRPLLVDYLRRRGIRVDCFGDEWEHGYQTDDALVRIFNQSRINLGFGYVNESTEQCLKGRDFEIPSCGAVYLTSYNDNLERVYALDKEIETYLDYGDCAHKIRALLEQPERCHRIRQAARLSVIERHSWSKRVQQLLLSTGYLFHKPK; this is encoded by the coding sequence ATGAATATTAAAAAATCTCTTAAGAAGAATCTGCTCATATATAAGCTTGTGTATCGATACCGTAGCTTTTTGCAAAACCACCAAATAAGGGCGGAACAAAAATTATACAAACAACTTGCCAAGGCTCAGGGTATCCCTATTGAGGAAGAGTCTCCTGAGATGGTTTTCTCAAGGCTTAAGCGACGACTGGCCCAACGGAATATCTCTTGGCCTCCTGAGCCCAAAGGGAGGCCATTGCATATATTGTATGTCAGCGTGCCAGGCAACTGGGAGCGGCACAATATTCCGCCGGAATTGAGCGAACTCGGAGAGGTGACTTGTTTCTTTTTGGATGAGCAAGACATTCGGCTGGATCAAGGCTGGGCTGCGGTGCGGACTGAAGTCGACTCGAAGCTACCTTCTTTTGTCAAGACATTACACCATGAAAAACCCATTGATATGATGCTGAGCTATCTTTCAGGCTCGCAAATTTCCTCCTCAACAATTCATCAGTTAAATATGTTGGGAATTCCAACTTTTTCCTTTCACTGGGACGATATAAAATCATTTAAAGGAATCAAGCATGGTGATCAATGGTCGGGACCATTTGCGGTATGTAAGGCCTATGATCTTAATCTGACAAATTCGCCCGAGTCCCTCGTCAAATACCGTGTCGAAGGCGCCAACGCCTTGTTTTGGCCGGAGGGGGGCAACCCGGATTTTTTTCGACCCTTAAATATCCCGTTTGAATATGACGTCACCTTTTGCGGTCAGCGTTATGGTCAGCGACCTTTGCTGGTCGATTATCTTCGGAGACGGGGCATTCGGGTTGACTGCTTTGGCGACGAATGGGAGCATGGTTACCAGACCGATGATGCTTTGGTCCGCATTTTCAATCAAAGTCGAATCAACCTGGGATTCGGCTATGTCAATGAGAGCACGGAGCAATGCCTGAAAGGCCGGGATTTCGAGATTCCGAGCTGTGGAGCTGTGTATCTCACCAGCTACAATGATAATTTAGAACGAGTTTATGCCTTAGACAAAGAAATTGAGACTTACTTGGACTATGGCGATTGTGCACATAAGATCAGGGCCTTGTTAGAGCAACCGGAACGATGCCACCGCATTCGCCAAGCTGCGCGTCTATCCGTCATCGAGCGCCATTCATGGTCCAAGCGGGTTCAACAGTTATTGTTGAGTACAGGATACCTATTCCATAAGCCCAAGTAG
- a CDS encoding DUF268 domain-containing protein, with amino-acid sequence MKACRFITRINRLLRPYIDLKGLVKALCATPRYLYQLIRYRSLTYEAVPLSDLYPALKDRFASAGHLDAHYFRQDLWVASRIMATRPSFHVDIGSRFDGFVAQLSLVVPVEMVDLRPLDHGLAQLRFQQGNICSLPYPDRSVASISSLHVVEHIGLGRYGDLLDPEGPRKALVELQRVLAPGGLLYLSVPIGRQRVCFNAHRVFDPEFILEHLNELILSDFRGIDDEGIFMEGISPITFRESEFALGIYVFTRPSA; translated from the coding sequence ATGAAGGCATGTAGGTTCATCACCCGCATCAACCGGCTGTTGCGGCCTTATATCGATCTCAAAGGCTTGGTAAAAGCTTTATGCGCGACTCCCCGGTATCTGTATCAGCTTATTCGATACCGCTCGTTAACTTATGAGGCGGTGCCTTTGTCTGATCTTTACCCAGCACTCAAAGACCGGTTTGCCTCGGCCGGCCATCTCGATGCCCATTACTTCCGCCAGGACTTGTGGGTGGCAAGCAGAATCATGGCCACCCGACCTTCTTTTCATGTCGACATCGGTTCACGATTCGATGGTTTTGTGGCGCAACTCAGCCTGGTAGTGCCGGTGGAAATGGTGGATTTGCGTCCTTTGGATCACGGCTTGGCCCAGTTGCGTTTTCAACAAGGCAATATTTGTTCCTTGCCATATCCGGATAGGAGTGTGGCCTCAATTTCCTCCTTGCATGTAGTGGAACATATCGGTTTAGGCAGATATGGCGACCTGCTGGACCCCGAAGGCCCCAGGAAGGCTCTGGTAGAATTACAGCGGGTTTTAGCGCCTGGGGGGTTGCTTTATCTCAGCGTCCCCATTGGCCGTCAGCGGGTCTGTTTTAATGCCCACCGGGTCTTCGACCCTGAGTTCATCCTTGAACACCTCAATGAGTTGATCCTCTCGGACTTTAGAGGCATTGATGATGAGGGCATCTTTATGGAGGGGATAAGCCCCATCACTTTCAGGGAATCTGAATTCGCCCTGGGGATCTATGTATTTACTCGGCCATCCGCATAA
- a CDS encoding class I SAM-dependent methyltransferase — MSLESKMATLKHLLYTWMTALPRIAYRSTLSLTLDPRGAQKFLHQVLSAQDLEADDPFLGSAWITDLLPGAAEPKIMGPYHLHRSSDTRIFLELVALAYLMQVLRPRVVFEIGTFVGRTTRLLALNCPHDSQIFTLDLPRDQATHDIGVDFRNTPEAAKITQLHGDSRTFDYSSWRSRCDFIWVDACHDYPFVVHDTMAALKLHSEGGWIAWHDYRHTAWWSGVTRAVRELAQGHPGIRHIRGTTIAVLPPKTLALTN; from the coding sequence ATGTCTTTAGAAAGTAAAATGGCCACCTTAAAACATCTTTTGTATACCTGGATGACGGCGTTGCCTCGTATTGCCTACCGGTCAACCCTTTCCCTCACTCTTGACCCAAGGGGGGCCCAGAAGTTCTTGCATCAGGTCCTATCGGCCCAAGACCTCGAGGCGGACGATCCTTTTCTGGGGAGTGCTTGGATTACCGACCTGCTGCCCGGGGCAGCTGAACCAAAAATTATGGGGCCTTATCATTTGCATCGGAGCAGTGATACCCGAATTTTTTTGGAGTTAGTCGCCCTGGCTTATTTGATGCAGGTTCTTCGCCCCCGCGTGGTATTTGAGATCGGCACTTTCGTGGGCCGGACCACTCGGCTGTTAGCATTGAATTGTCCTCACGATTCCCAGATTTTCACGCTGGACCTGCCAAGGGACCAGGCAACTCATGATATAGGCGTCGACTTCCGGAATACACCGGAAGCTGCGAAAATCACACAACTCCATGGCGATAGTCGAACGTTCGATTACTCCTCTTGGCGCTCCAGATGCGACTTTATCTGGGTGGACGCCTGCCATGATTATCCTTTTGTGGTACACGACACCATGGCGGCGCTAAAATTACACAGTGAGGGAGGCTGGATCGCTTGGCATGATTATCGCCACACCGCCTGGTGGTCTGGCGTGACCCGGGCTGTGCGGGAACTGGCCCAGGGCCATCCGGGAATCCGGCATATCCGAGGGACCACCATAGCCGTCTTGCCGCCTAAGACCTTGGCTTTAACAAATTAG
- a CDS encoding FkbM family methyltransferase: protein MGKIGRLARILRHQGGREVLRVVMSRCLDRLNADNNSDPATNGEFALLRAYLQPGMMALDVGANLGVWTAQALAIQPSLRVYAFEPVSHLFQALEKRFAGDGRVVLTNAALSDQKGETEIFMDGYWAGSNSLFCRHIFAEVIKETVMLATGDAFVAEHNPGFIDFLKLDVEGAELKVLQGFRETFARRQIGLCQLEYGGCYIDAGVSLRDVFTFAGQMGYGVSKLLPRGLRLLEHYDHTQESFKYANYLLYRDANLLPRRL, encoded by the coding sequence ATGGGAAAGATCGGTAGATTGGCCAGGATACTGCGACATCAAGGAGGCCGGGAGGTGCTGCGGGTCGTGATGAGCCGTTGCCTGGACCGCCTCAATGCGGATAACAACAGCGATCCGGCCACCAACGGAGAGTTTGCCCTCTTACGGGCATATCTCCAACCGGGCATGATGGCCCTCGATGTAGGCGCCAATCTCGGGGTCTGGACGGCGCAGGCCCTGGCCATTCAGCCGTCCCTTCGGGTATACGCCTTTGAGCCGGTATCCCATCTTTTTCAGGCCCTTGAAAAGCGCTTCGCAGGAGATGGGCGGGTAGTCTTAACCAATGCGGCATTGTCGGATCAGAAAGGCGAGACGGAAATTTTCATGGATGGATACTGGGCCGGGAGTAACTCACTATTCTGCCGCCACATCTTCGCTGAGGTCATAAAGGAAACGGTTATGTTGGCCACGGGCGACGCCTTTGTAGCCGAACATAACCCGGGGTTTATCGATTTCTTGAAGTTGGACGTGGAAGGGGCGGAGCTAAAAGTTCTTCAGGGCTTCCGGGAAACCTTCGCCCGGCGGCAAATCGGCCTCTGCCAATTGGAATACGGTGGCTGCTATATCGATGCCGGGGTCTCGCTCCGGGATGTGTTTACCTTTGCCGGTCAAATGGGCTACGGGGTGTCCAAGTTGTTGCCCCGGGGGCTGCGTTTATTGGAACATTACGACCATACCCAAGAAAGCTTTAAGTACGCCAACTATCTGCTCTATCGGGATGCCAATTTGTTGCCTCGCAGGCTTTAA